DNA sequence from the Brachybacterium sp. P6-10-X1 genome:
TCACGGCAATGATCGTGTCCCACAGGGCGTCGTCGACGTCGAGGAAGGAGACCGGGGAAGGGACCCCCGCGATGTTCGACAGCGCGCCGACCGTGGGCAGTTCGGAGCCCGCGATCTGGGCGGCCACCTCGTTCACGGCGGCGCTGTCGGTGATGTCGACGCCGTAGCCGGCGGTGGGGACGCCGAACCGCTCGCCCAGCTCCCGGGCCAGGGCGATCGCGCCGTCCCCGTCGAGGTCGAGGACTGCCACCGACCACCCGTCGCGGGCGAAGCGGGTGGCGGTCGCCCGCCCGATGCTGCGCTCGGAGGCTGCGCCGGTGACGACTGCGGTTCTGGTCTGGGTGCCGGTCGGCTCGTGGTGCGGCACTGCACTCCTTCACGTCGGTGCGGACGGGACCGCGATGGTCCCGATCAGATCGACGCGAACGCTACGAGGCGCAGGTCACCGCAACAAGGCGTGGGCTGGGAGTGAGACTCGGCCCGCCCACGACGAGCCTGATCAGAGCGGCAATGAGCGTCGCCGATTGGTCTGACCACTGCCGGAGGGGGGCGCCCGTCGGGCGGCACGCCACGGGTTCCCCAGAGAATTGGTCGACCATTATGATCGCGCCGGGCATCGACTCTGACCTGCGGCTCCGCGAACTGCTCAGGGCCCGCCGAGGCCGACGCCGATTGCCCGCTCCCCCACCCCATGCTTGCATCGGTCCCGCCGGATCCCCGGCGCACTGCCCACCGGTTCTCCGGAGGCGCCGTCGCTGCAGCGAACCCGACCGAAGGAGGTCAGGTGGAACCCCAGACCCTGGAATTCCTGGACGGACTGGTCCGCGAGGGCGTCGAGGTCGACGGCGGCATCCTCATCCCCACCGAGCGCCGGCTCGCCGAGCTCAGCGGCATGTCCCGGGCTCGTGTCCGCGAACGGCTCTCCGGACTGCAGATGCTCGGCATGCTCACGAAGGTGCAGGGATCGGGGAACGTCCTCGTCTCCCCCAGCGCCCTCGAGGCGGGCACCGGCAACGTGTTCGAGCTGATGCTGCGCGCCGGGCTGGTGACGGTCGCCCAGATCAACGAGGCCCGCGAGATGCTCGAGGTCGCGATCGCCCCGCGGATCCTCGAGCGGGTCACCGACGAGCAGATCCAGGCCCTCGAGGAGCAGGTCTACGCCATGGTCGACGCCTCGGCGTCACGGGACTTCGTCAGCGGGCTGAAGGCCGACCACGCCTTCCACGTGGCGCTGTTCGACATCGTCGGGAACCCGATCATGACCTACGTCGTCAACGGCATGAATCACGCCTTGCACGATCTGCTGCTGGAACGGCGCCGGATCGTCATCGGCAAGGAGATCGCCCGCAATCACGGCGAGCTGCCGGAGATGTTCGACAGCGACGCCGTCCACTTCGAGATCACCCGCGCCCTGCGCTCCCGTCGCAAGGAGGCCGTCGCTGCCGCGATGGTCGAGCACTTCGATTCGTGGCGGCGGATCTCGCGCATCCCGACCCCACCGACTGCCACCACCCCGACAGGAGAGACATGAGCACGACAGAGCCGACGACGGCGACCGGGACGGCGCGATCGTTCGACCCCGAGCGGGTCCAGCGCATCCGCGAAGCCGCCCACCGCATCCGTCAGTACGCCCTGATCCAGGCCGAGGTCCAGGGCCAGGGCTACATCGGCCAGGCCCTGGACATCGCCGACGTCCTCGCGGTCCTGTACGCCGACCAACTGCACCTGGACCCGTCGAACCCGACCTCCGAGGACCGCGACCGCTTCCAGCTGTCCATCGGACACTACGCCCTGGCCCTCTATGCGGCGCTGACCGAGGCGAAGTTCCTGCCCCAGGAGGAGCTGCAGACCTATGCCAGCGACGACTCGCGCCTGCCGATGTCCTCCATGCGCTCCTACACGCCCGGGGTCGAGATCTCCGGCGGCTCCCTCGGCCACGGCCTCGGGATCGCGAACGGCGTGGCGATGGGCATGCAGCGCAAGGGGTCCGACCGCGTCGTCTACAACCTGCTCTCCGACGGCGAGCTCGGGGAGGGCTCGACCTGGGAGGCGGCCGCCGTCGCCGGTCACCATGGGCTCGACAACCTCATCGCGATCGTCGATTTCAACGATCAGCAGGCCGACGGCCGCAGCACCCAGATGCTCTCGATGGAGCCGGTCACCGACAAGTTCGAGGCCTTCGGCTGGATCGCCCGCCGCTGCGACGGGCACGACGTCCCCGCCCTGCTCGGCCACCTGGTCGAGCTCCGGGAGATCGAGGATCCCCGCCCCCGGGTCCTCGTCGTGGACACCACCCTGGGCAAGGGCGTCGACTTCCTCGAGCAGCGGGAGAAGCTGCACTTCATGAAGGTCGATGCCGCGGAATGGGCCACCGCCCACCAGAAGCTGAACGAAAGCGCAGGACGATGAGCACGCACACCACCCCCGCCACCGCCGCCTCGAAGAAGCTGGTCTCCGGCGCCATGAGCGCCGACCTCGCCTCGGAGGGCCAGCGCACCGTCTCCGCCCCGCTCGGGCACGCCCTGGTCGAGGCGGCCCGGCAGGACGAGCGGATCGTCGGCCTCTCCGCCGACCTCGCGAAGTACACCGACGTGCACATCCTGCGCGACGCGATGCCGGAGCGCTTCTACCAGATCGGCATGGCCGAGCAGGCACTGCTCGGCGCCGCCACCGGCCTCGCCATGGAAGGCTTCGTCCCCTTCGCCTCGACCTACTCGGTCTTCGCCACTCGGCGCGCCTACGACTTCCTCGCCCTGGACATCGCCGAGGCGAACCTCAACGTGAACATGGTGTGCGCCCTGCCGGGACTGACCACCGGCTACGGCCCCTCCCATCAGGCCACCGAGGACGTCGCGATCCTGCGCGGGATGCCGAACCTGACGATCGTCGATCCCTGCGACGCCCTGGACATCCAGCAGGCGGTCCCGCAGCTCGCCGCCTTCGACGGGCCGACGTACATGCGCCTGCTGCGCGGGAAGGTCCCGCTGGTGCTGGACGAGTACGACTACTCCTTCGAGCTGGGAAAGGCGAAGCTGCTGCGTGATGGGGCCGACGTCCTGCTCATATCGACCGGGCTGATGACCGAGCGCGCCCTGGAGACCGCGACGGCCCTGGAGCAGGACGGGATCGGGGTCGCGGTGCTGCACTCGCCCACCCTGAAGCCCTTCGACGAGGAGGCGGTCGTCTCCGCCCTCGGCGCGGGTCGCTTGGTGCTGACCGCGGAGAACCACTCGGTGGTCGGCGGGCTCTTCGACGCCGTCTCCCGCACGGTGGCCGGCCGCGGGCTCGGCGAGCGCATCACCCCGATCGGTCTGCCGGACGAGTTCCTCGACGCCGGCGCGCTGCCGACGCTGAACGACCGCTACGGCGTGAGCGTCCAGGCGATGATGGAGCGGATCCGCTCCCTGCTCTGAGCGCCCGTCCCCGCTGAGAGGAACCACCGATGCCCTGCTGCGGGCGGGGAACGGCTTCGACCAGCGGCTGCCCGAACCGTTCAGCGGACAGAGCAGCGAGGAGGTCTCCCCGGCCGTGACCTACCCGGCCTCGTGCCGTCCCCAGGCCTGGACCGCGGCCGGCGCCGTCCCCGTCGCCCAGGCCCTCGGTGTCCTCCCCCGCTCCTGTCCAGGATCTGGGCCGCGTCGAGTTCCCACCCCGGACGCCGCTGCGCGGCTCCCGGCCGCAGCCCGTACGGTGGAGCCACCGCAGCATCGCGCGAACGGAGTCCTCATGCACGCCGACCGCCTCACCGATCCGATCTGCCACCACGCCGAGGGGCCCTGCTGGTCCGACAGCTGGGGCGGCCTGCGCTGGGTCGACATGCTGGCCGGCGACATCATGCAGCTCGACGCAGCCGGCGCCCTCACCCAGCTCGGCGGTGCCCGCACCGCGCATCGCATCACCACGCCGAGCCCGGTGGTGGCCTGCGTGCGCCCGGCCGTGGGCGGCGGGGCCGTGCTCGCCCTCGAGAAGGGCTTCGCCCTCGAGGACGCCGACGGCTCGATCACCCCGCTGCCGCCGCTGTGGGAGCAGGACATCCGGATGAACGAGGGGGCGATCGCACCGGACGGGTCGTTCCTGTGCGGCTCGATGGCCTATGACCAGCGGCCGGGGGCCGCGGCGATGTGGCGCTTGCTGCCGGACGGCACCACCATCGAACTGTTCGGCGACCTCACGATCTCCAACGGCCTCGCGTTCACCGCCGACGGGACGCGCGCCTATTACGTCGACACGCCCACCGGAAGGGTCGACCTGTTCGACTGGTCCGACGATGCGGGCCTCGTCGGTCGACGCCCGTTCGCGAACCTGACCGACCAGGACGGTCACCCCGATGGGCTGACGCTCGACGCCGAGGGCCGGGTCTGGGTGGCGATGAACGGAGGCGGCCAGGTGCTCGGCCTCGATGAGCACGGCGAGGTCTGCTCCCGGGTCAAGGTCGGGGCGCGGCAGGTCACGGCCTGCACCTTCGGCGGCCACGACCGCTCGACGCTGTTCATCACCACCAGCCGGGAGAACCTCGCCGAGGGCGAGGACCCGCAGGCCGGCTCACTGTTCACCGCGTGGCCCGGCGCCCGCGGCCCCGAGAACGAGCGCCTCTTCGGCGTCTGAGCCGGGCACACGGCCGCCGGCACCGCACCGCCGGGCAGCGCCGGCGCCGCCTGGGGGACCAGGCCGCAGAAGGTGCCACGGGAGTGACACCTTCTGCGGCACCGTCGCACCGGCAGGGTCGGTCAGGCGGTCGTGCCCGACCCGGAGCCGGCCACCTCGGCATCCTCCGGGTGGTCGGGGATCTCGCCGGACGCGAACGAGGCCTCCATGTCGTCGAACTCCCGCATCGCCACCGCGGGCGGACGGGGCGTGACGAGGCTGACCACCACGGCGAGGATCAGGCAGATCAGGAAGCCGGGGATGATCTCGTACAGGTGCTGGTCTCCGAACAGGCCCCAGCTCACGTCGGGCTGGAACTGCCCCCAGGTGAAGGCGACCGCAGCGCCGGCGACCATGCCGGTGGCCGCACCGGCCGTCGTCAGCCGACGCCAGAACAGCGACAGCAGGACGATCGGACCGAAGGCGGCGCCGAAGCCCGCCCAGGCGAAGGCCACCAGGCCCAGAACGGAGCTGTCCGGGTTCATCGCCAGGAACAGGGCGATCACGGACACGGCGAGCACGCCGATCCGGCCGCCCCACAAGGCGCCCTTGGCGCTGAGCTTGACCCCGAACCCGCCGATGAGGTCCTCGATCAGCGCGGAGCTGGAGACGATCAGCTGCGAGGAGATCGTGGACATGATGGCGGCGAGCACGGCGGCCAGCAGGATGCCGGCGATCAGGGGATGGAACAGGATCAGCGACAGGTCCAGGAACACGGACTCGCCGTTGGTGGTGTCGGTCAGCACCGCATCCTGGTTCTGCTGGAAGTAGGCCAGGCCGGCGAGCGCGGTGAACACGGCGCCGAGCACGCAGATGATCATCCAGCTCATGCCGACGACCAGCCCGTACTTGGCATCGCGGGAGGAGCGCAGGGCCATGAAGCGCACGATGATGTGCGGCTGTCCGAAGTAGCCCAGTCCCCAGGCCAGGGAGGAGGCGATCCCGATGAAGGTGCCGCCTGCGGTCAGGGACCCGAAGTCGGCGTTGACCTGCCGCACGGAGTCGAACATCGCGACCGGGCCGCCCACGACGAACATCGCCATGATCGGGACGACCAGGAGGGAGACCAGCATGATCAACCCCTGGACGACGTCGGTGTAGCTGGCGCCGAGGAACCCGCCGAACAGCGTGTAGATGATGGTCACGCCGCCGACCAGCAGCATCCCGAAGATGTACCTGCCGCCGAACATCGACTCGAAGAACACGCCGCCGGCGACCATGCCGGAGGAGACGTAGAAGGTGAAGAACACCAGGATGATCACGCCTGCGGCGATGCGGAGGATGTGCGTCCGGTCGTGCAGTCGGTTGCCGAAGAAGCTCGGGACGGTGATCGAGTTGCCGGCGATCTGCGTGTACTGCCTCAGCCGAGGCGCGACGAAGAACCAGTTCAGTCCGGCGCCGATCGTGAGTCCGATCGCGATCCACGCCTCGACCAGCCCGTTCATGTACAGCGCGCCGGGCAGGCCCATGAGGAGCCAGCCGGACATGTCCGAGGCACCGGCGGAGAGGGCGGCGGTGAACGGGTGCAGCTGCCGCCCGCCGAGCATGTAGTCCTCACCGTCCGACGTCTTGCGGAAGGCGTAGAGGCCGATGCCGATCATGGCACCGAAATAGATGGCGAGGGCGACGATCTTGAAGACGAGATCCACGAGAGGGCTCCGATCTCAGGGTGGGGAAGGGGTGGTCGGGACGGGTGCTGGGAGAAGTGGTCGGGACGGACCGCCGGGGATGATGGACAAAACGGTCACCGGCGAACGCAGCCGTTCCGCGCGGATCGTGCAGCCGGGGCCGCGGTCGCAGACAGGTGATGCGTCATCCGCGCCCGGGGACGGCGACGGGACGCCGTGCGAGCGCCGAGGACCGGGAGGTGCGCTGAGACTACCCCTCTGAGACGCCGATCACCGAGCTCGTTGCCGGACGGTGACATCATTCGCGAGACTCCTCACCGCTCAGCGGGACGTTCTCGCGAGACTCCTCACCGCTCAGCGGTGCCGCTCACCGGGGCTTTCTCGGGCCCGTTCCCCATCACCACCACACCGCGCGACGGACCGGGGAGGCACGAGGCGCAGCCCCGCAGAGATTCGGGTCCGGCCCCGTGGAAGACGGGTCCGGCCCCGCGGAACCACACGGGGCCCGACCGTCGATCCATGGACGGGCACGGCAGTGCGCACGTGGCGTCCAGGAGTGGGAGCCACGTGCGCATTCGCGGTGGGCCGCCGTCGGCCGAGCCCGGGCGTCCGGCCGCGGAGGGTCGGTCGGGATTCAGGAGTACAGCGCCTCGGTGTCCTCGTCGACCCAGCCCAGCGTGCGCTCGACGGCCTTCTTCCACAGACGCAGGTAGCGCTCGCGGGTCTCCTCGTCCATGGTGGGCTCCCAGCGCTTGTCCTCGGCCCAGTTGTCGATGACGTCCTGCTCGCCGTCCCAGAAGCCCACCGCGATACCCGCAGCGTAGGCGGCGCCGAGCGCGGTGGTCTCGATGACCTGCGGGCGCACCACGGACACACCGAGGATGTCCGCCTGGAACTGCATGAGGGTCTCGTTCTTGACCATGCCGCCGTCGACCTTCAGCTCGGACAGCTCCACGCCCTCGCTCTCGGCGTCGGCGATCATCGCATCCAGCACCTCGCGGGTCTGGAAGGCGGTGGCCTCCAGCGTGGCCCGCGCGATGTGGCCCTTGTTGTGGAAGCGGGTCATGCCGACCATCGCGCCGCGGGCGTCGGAGCGCCAGTGCGGGGCGAACAGGCCCGAGAACGCGGGGACGATGAACAGGCCGCCGTTGTCGTCGACCTCCTTCGCGAGGTCCTCGATCTCCGGGGCGTCCTGGATCATGCCCAGGTTGTCGCGCACCCACTGCACCAGCGAGCCGGTCACCGCGATCGAGCCCTCGAGGGCGTACACCGGCTTGGCGTCGCCGAGCTTGTAGGCGACCGTGGTCAGCAGCCCGTTCTCGCTGCGCACCAGATCCTCGCCCGTGTTGATCAGCATGAAGTTGCCGGTGCCGTAGGTGTTCTTGGCCTGGCCCACCTCGAAGCAGGCCTGACCGAAGGTCGCGGCCTGCTGGTCGCCGAGGATGCCGGCGATCGGGGTGTCGATCAGCAGGTCGTTCTTGCGTCCCGTGCCGTACACCTCGGAGGAGGAGCGGATCTCCGGGAGCATGGACAGCGGGATGCCCATGTCCTCGGCGATGTCCTCGTTCCAGTCCAGGGTGTCGATGTTCATGAGCATCGTGCGCGAGGCATTGGTGACGTCGGTGACGTGCACGCCCCCGTTGGTCCCGCCGGTGAGGTTCCACATCAGCCAGGCGTCGGTGTTGCCGAAGACCAGCTCCCCGGCCTCGGCGCGGGCGCGGGCCCCCTCGACGTTGTCGAGGATCCACTTCACCTTGGGGCCGGAGAAGTACGTCGCCAGAGGCAGGCCGACGCGTTCCTTGTACTTCTCGGCGCCCTCGTCGCCCGCGAGCTCGTCGCAGATCCTCTGCGTGCGGGTGTCCTGCCAGACGATCGCGTTGTAGACGGGCTCGCCGGTGTTCTTGTCCCAGACGACGGCGGTCTCGCGCTGGTTGGTGATGCCGACGGCCGCCAGCTGGTGGCGGTTGATATCGGCGTTCACCAGCGCCTGGCCGACGACGTCGCGGGTGTTCTTCCAGATCTCCTGCGGATCGTGCTCGACCCACCCGGACTTCGGGAAGATCTGCTCGTGCTCCTTCTGCCCCGAGGCGACGATCTGCCCGGCGTGATCGAAGATGATCGCGCGGGTCGAGGTCGTGCCCTGATCGATGGACATGATGTACATCGGCTGGTCGTTCATCGGAACTCCTTCGTCGTGGATGAGGGGAGGTGTCGTGGATGAGTGCCGAGGAGGCCGGTGCGGCGCTCGGCGGTCTCAGGGGTCGGGCCGCTCAGAAGTAGATGACCGAGACCAGACCGGCGAGGCCGCCGCCGATCAGAGGTCCGGCGACCGGCACCCACGAGTATGCCCAGTCCGAGCCGCCCTTGTGGGGGATCGGCAGGACCGCGTGCGCGAGGCGCGGCCCGAGGTCTCGGGCGGGGTTGATGGCGTAGCCCGTCGGTCCGCCGAGGGAGGCGCCGATCGCGAGCACCAGCAGCGAGACCGCGAGCGGCCCGAGCTTGTCCGGCGTGTTGCCGAACATGATGATCACGAAGACCAGCACGAAGGTCGCGATGATCTCGGTGACCAGGTTCCAGCCGTAGGAGCGGATCTCCGGGCCGGTGGAGAAGGTCCCCAGGATCGTGCCCGGATCCTTCTCCTGGTCGTAGTGGTTCTTGTAGACCAGCCAGGCGAGCACGGCACCGATGAAGGCACCGACGATCTCGGCGATGTAGTACGTGATCGTGGTGCCGAACGTCATCGGGATGCCCGGCGCGTATTCGGTGGCCTCGCTCATGAGCAGGCCGGTGGTGACGGCCGGGTTGATGTGCGCACCGGTCTTGAAGGCCGTGTAGACGCCGACGAAGACCGCCAGGCCCCAGCCGAAGTTGACCATCAACCAGCCGCCGTCTTTGCCCTTGGTCTTGCCGAGGATGTTGTTGGCGACGACGCCGCCGCCCATCAGGGTCAGCATCGCCGTGCCCGCGATCTCCGACAACAGGATCGTTCCGATCGTTCCCATGTGTTCTCCTCATCGAGACCGACCTGACGGGGACAGGTCGGCTGCCGGCTCTCACCGGCGACAGGCCGCGAAGGGCCTCCGGGGCGTGCGATCTGCCGCCCCGCGGCCCCCCGGGCTCGGTGCCCGGGGACCGCAGAATCGGTGTCAGCGCCTCGGCGGCACCTCGGGGACGGCACCGATGCGTGCCGCGGTCTCGGCGTCGGTCCCGGCCTGCTCGCCCTCGAGGCGGGCGGCGATGTACTCGCGGTACGTCGCGACCTCCTGCGCCTGGGTGCTCTCGTCCCAGCCCAGCTCGGGGCCGACGAGGGCCGCGATCTCCGCGGCGGCGTCGACGCCGCGGTCGCGGGTCTCGTAGTCCAGCCGGGTGCGACGCTCGAGGATGTCGGCCAGGTGGCGCGCCCCCTCGGCGCGCACGGCGTACAGCGCTTCGGCCCGCAGGTAGCGCGGGGCGTGCTCGAGCGGGGTGCCGAGCGAGGGGTCCTCGTCGACCAGGGCGAGCACGTCGGTCAGCAGTGCGCCGTAGCGGAACAGCAGGCGGTCGATGCGCACCGAGTCGAGGTCGTACCGTCGGGCGATCTTCTGCTTGTCGCGCACCAGGGTCTCGTAGCCCTGGGCGCCGATCACCGGCACGGAGCGGGTCAGGCTGGGCCGCCCGGGCTGGTGCTCCTTGATCGCGAAGTCGACGATGTCCTCGGCCATCACCCGGTAGGTGGTGAACTTGCCGCCGGCGATGGCGGACAGGCCCGGCTCGACCTGCATGACCGTGTGCTCGCGGGAGACCTTCGCCGAGCCGCCGCCCTTCTGCACCGGCTGGACCAGGGGGCGCAGGCCGGAGTAGACGCCGATGACGTCCTCGCGCGAGAGGTCGTCGGCCAGCACCGCGTTGGCGTGCTCGAGCACGTAGTCGATGTCCTCGGAGGTCGCGCCGACGTCGGCCGGGTCCTCGGTCCAGGCGGTGTCGGTGGTGCCGATGACCCAGTACTCGTCCCAGGGGATGATGAACAGGACCGACTTCTCGGTCTGGGTGATGATGCCGGTCTCGGGCACGGCGGGGATGCGGTCCCGGGCGATGGTGACGTGGATGCCCTTGGAAGCGAGCACCTTCAGGCCGGCGTCGGCCCCGGCGAGGTCCTGCTGATCCTCGGTCCAGACGCCGCCGGCCAGGAGGGTGTCGCGGGCGTGGACCTCGAACTCCTCGCCGGTCTCCTCGTCCCGCACCCGGGCGCCGCTGACGCGCCCGCCCTCGTGGAGGTAGTCGACGACGCTGGTGTAGTTGGCGACGGAGGCGTCGTGCTGCGCGGCCGAGCGCACCAGCATCATCACGAAGCGGGCGTCGTCCATCTGCGCGTCGTAGTACTCCAGCGCGCCGACGGCCTTGTCGCCGTCGAGCGCCGGGAAGACGTCCATCATCTTGTCGTGCAGCAGGTGGCGGTGGAAGGGGACGGCGCGCTTGCGGCCGATGGACTGCATCGCGTCGTAGAGCATCACGCCGGAGCCGATGAACGCGCGGTCGACCACCTTCTTGAAGAAGGGGAAGACGAACTTGACGGGCTTGACCAGGTGCGGAGCGGTGTGCTCGAGCAGCAGGTCGCGCTCGCGCAGGGCCTCGGCGACGAGCTTGAAGTCCAGCATCTGCAGGTAGCGCAGGCCGCCGTGCATGAGCTTGGAGGAGCGCGACGAGGTCCCGGCGGCCCAGTCGCGGGTCTCGACGAGGCCGACGGACAGTCCTCGGGTGGCGGCGTCGAACGCGGCGCCGGCGCCGTTGACGCCTCCGCCGATGACGAGGACGTCCAGGGGGTTCTCGGCAGTGGCGGCGCGCAGGCGGGCGAGGTGCTCCGTCCGGGCCCCGGGGGTGAGGGCGGACCGGTTCTGATCGGACACGTGGATGCTCCTTCGCAATGTCGCCGGGTGACTCGTGGTCCGTCGCGACGGTCGCGACGGTCACGGCGGCAATGGGGCCATCCTCGAATCGTCGTGCAGCAGAACGCAAACTCTGTGCACGAACGTGCAAGACTGATGTCATGAATCCCGCATCGCGCCCCGACACGCTCTTCGAGGCTGCACGGATGTACTACGGCGAGGGCCGCACCATGGAGTCGATCGCCATCGACCTCGAGGTCTCCCGCTCGACGGTCTCCCGGATGCTGCGCGATGCCCGGGAGGCCGGGCTGGTCCAGATCACGCTGCGCCCGCCGGACGCCCACCGGGTCGAGGAGCTGCGCCGGCGGATCGCCCACAAGTTCGGGGTGCGCACGCGCGTGGTGCCCGCCCGTCGCGGCGACGGCGAGCACGAGCGGCTGGAGGCGGTGGCCGACGCAGGCGCCGATGTGCTCGACGAGATGCTCGAGCCGGGCATGACCCTGGGGCTCGCCTGGGGCACCACGATCGCGTCGATCCTGGGCAGCGTGCGGGCGCGCCCGATCCCCGGGCTGCGCATCGTGCAGCTGAACGGCGCGATCAACACGGAGGGCACCGGGCTCACCTACATCTCGACCGTGCTGGCCCGCGCGGCGACGCTCTGGGACGCGACCGTCCACCACTTCCCGGTCCCGGCCTTCTTCGACTACGCCGCCACCCGGGAGGCGATGTGGCGCGAGCGCTCGGTGCAGAAGGTGCTGGAGACCCAGCGGCAGACCACCCTGGCCGTCTTCAGCGTGGGGGCCTTCGACGCGGAGGTGCCCAGCCACGTCTACACGAACAACTACCTCACCGGCGAGGACCTGGCCTCGCTGCGGGCCGACGGTGCCGTCGGCGACGTGTGCACCGTGTTCCTGCGGGCCGACGGCTCCTTCCGGGACATCGCGATGAACGCGCGCGGCTCCGGGACCGATCCCCACCGTCTTTCCCGCATCGCCCACCGGCTGCTCGTCGTCTCCGGCTCCCGCAAGGCGCTGCCGCTGCGCGCCGCCCTGCGCGCCGGGGTCGCGACCGATCTGGTGATCGACGAGGTCACGGCCGCGAGCCTGCTGGCGCTGCGGTGAGACGCCGTCCACCCGCACTCACCCCCGTTGCCGCGCCCACGCCCCGTCGCCGCGCCCACGCCAACCCCCTCTGTGTCAGGTTCTCAGCCATTCGTGGGCCGAAAATGGCTGAGGATGAAGCAATCTCGTGGCACGCCGCGTGTCATGCGCCGAGCGGAGCGATCCGCAGCGAGAGGCGCGTCCGCCGCACCGTGTCGACCGTCCGCCGAATGTGCTGCTCGCTCGGGACGTGCACACCGCGCTGCCCGAGCGTGCGCCGGAGCCTGAGCAGGATCCGCAGCGGATGACGGAGATCCGCACCGTTCGCACGGGCGAGGGACCAGCCGTAGGAGGCGAGTTCGTCGCGTCGGACCTCATCGAGCCTCCACTGCTGCTTCGTGAGTCGATGGCCCTCCCCGTCGTACTCCAGACCGACCTGCGCTCGCTCCCAGGCAAGATCGATCTCGCGCCGCTGTCCCGTCGTCGGGTGATGCACGGGGAGATTCGGGACCGCCGGCGGAAACCCTGTGGCCTCGAGGAGCAGCCGCATGATCGTCTCCCCCGGGGAGCGCACGGACGGCTGAGCCCGCTGCAAGGCGTCCAGGAGGCGTGGAATGCCGTGGTGGCCGCGGCTCTCTTCCACCTCATCGATCATCGAGGAGATCGTCTGGCCCGGATAGCGGAAATTAGGGCCGATGATCGCCTCGACGGACGCCACGAGGTCCCATAAGGGCATCATCGTCGCCAGTTCCCGGAGCACCTCGGGCACGGCGGAGACCGTGAGGGCATCGAGCCGAGCAGTCCGCCCGGGCCGCAGACGATGGACGATTGCTCCGCGCCCGACGCCAGACGTGCCTGCCCGTTCGACCCGACAGCGCAGGACCGGGAGCTTCGCCCCCGCGCGCAGCGAGCGACCCGGCTCGAGCGAAGGGATCCTCAACGTCCCGTCGGAGGCCCACGGTCGCGAGCCGGACAGGGCGCTGATCCCCGCATCGAGGGTCAGCGGAAACGGGACGCCCCAGAAGAGTGCAGCCGTCGTGTGGCTCAGCACGCAGCCGACCTGCACCCGATTCTGCAGGATCCGGGCCATGGTGTTGACCGACGCCGGATGGTCGGTGGGCGTGCGGTATCCCGGGAACACCGTGGTGAAATGATCCGAGGCCAGGTCACGCGTATGAAACCCGAGCTCGGCCCATTGCCGGGAGGACAGCAGCGCTCCGGCGTGCTTCTCGAGCGGACGTCGCATGGCGTGACCGTAGCCAGCGAGGGTCTTGCGCTCCACCGACCCCGGCGGGATGTGGACAGCACGCCGAAGGGGAGGAAAGGTCTCACCGCAGCGCGGCCCCGCCGAAATAGCACCGTGCGGTCGACGGGTCTCCGCGCCGAACCCTCACTCGCGACCGCTCGGGGCCGCGAAGACGACGCGGAAGCTCTCGCAGACCACCAGCATGTCGGGAGCGAACCCCCGCGCCGAGTAGGTGCGCCAGAAGTCCTCGTGGATGCGTCGCCAGGAGGCCAAGGTGCGGTCGTCCTCGCCCTCGGCCCGGGCGTGCTCCGCGGTGACCTCGTCGAACGGCACGATGTCGATCGCGGTCACCTCGAGGATCGCCCGAGGCGCCGCGGCTCCGTCGAGGATGATCGACAGCTCGCCGACGGTCGGTACCGGCTCCTGCTCAT
Encoded proteins:
- a CDS encoding FadR/GntR family transcriptional regulator, which encodes MEPQTLEFLDGLVREGVEVDGGILIPTERRLAELSGMSRARVRERLSGLQMLGMLTKVQGSGNVLVSPSALEAGTGNVFELMLRAGLVTVAQINEAREMLEVAIAPRILERVTDEQIQALEEQVYAMVDASASRDFVSGLKADHAFHVALFDIVGNPIMTYVVNGMNHALHDLLLERRRIVIGKEIARNHGELPEMFDSDAVHFEITRALRSRRKEAVAAAMVEHFDSWRRISRIPTPPTATTPTGET
- a CDS encoding transketolase, giving the protein MSTTEPTTATGTARSFDPERVQRIREAAHRIRQYALIQAEVQGQGYIGQALDIADVLAVLYADQLHLDPSNPTSEDRDRFQLSIGHYALALYAALTEAKFLPQEELQTYASDDSRLPMSSMRSYTPGVEISGGSLGHGLGIANGVAMGMQRKGSDRVVYNLLSDGELGEGSTWEAAAVAGHHGLDNLIAIVDFNDQQADGRSTQMLSMEPVTDKFEAFGWIARRCDGHDVPALLGHLVELREIEDPRPRVLVVDTTLGKGVDFLEQREKLHFMKVDAAEWATAHQKLNESAGR
- a CDS encoding transketolase family protein produces the protein MSTHTTPATAASKKLVSGAMSADLASEGQRTVSAPLGHALVEAARQDERIVGLSADLAKYTDVHILRDAMPERFYQIGMAEQALLGAATGLAMEGFVPFASTYSVFATRRAYDFLALDIAEANLNVNMVCALPGLTTGYGPSHQATEDVAILRGMPNLTIVDPCDALDIQQAVPQLAAFDGPTYMRLLRGKVPLVLDEYDYSFELGKAKLLRDGADVLLISTGLMTERALETATALEQDGIGVAVLHSPTLKPFDEEAVVSALGAGRLVLTAENHSVVGGLFDAVSRTVAGRGLGERITPIGLPDEFLDAGALPTLNDRYGVSVQAMMERIRSLL
- a CDS encoding SMP-30/gluconolactonase/LRE family protein, with the protein product MHADRLTDPICHHAEGPCWSDSWGGLRWVDMLAGDIMQLDAAGALTQLGGARTAHRITTPSPVVACVRPAVGGGAVLALEKGFALEDADGSITPLPPLWEQDIRMNEGAIAPDGSFLCGSMAYDQRPGAAAMWRLLPDGTTIELFGDLTISNGLAFTADGTRAYYVDTPTGRVDLFDWSDDAGLVGRRPFANLTDQDGHPDGLTLDAEGRVWVAMNGGGQVLGLDEHGEVCSRVKVGARQVTACTFGGHDRSTLFITTSRENLAEGEDPQAGSLFTAWPGARGPENERLFGV
- the putP gene encoding sodium/proline symporter PutP, with product MIGIGLYAFRKTSDGEDYMLGGRQLHPFTAALSAGASDMSGWLLMGLPGALYMNGLVEAWIAIGLTIGAGLNWFFVAPRLRQYTQIAGNSITVPSFFGNRLHDRTHILRIAAGVIILVFFTFYVSSGMVAGGVFFESMFGGRYIFGMLLVGGVTIIYTLFGGFLGASYTDVVQGLIMLVSLLVVPIMAMFVVGGPVAMFDSVRQVNADFGSLTAGGTFIGIASSLAWGLGYFGQPHIIVRFMALRSSRDAKYGLVVGMSWMIICVLGAVFTALAGLAYFQQNQDAVLTDTTNGESVFLDLSLILFHPLIAGILLAAVLAAIMSTISSQLIVSSSALIEDLIGGFGVKLSAKGALWGGRIGVLAVSVIALFLAMNPDSSVLGLVAFAWAGFGAAFGPIVLLSLFWRRLTTAGAATGMVAGAAVAFTWGQFQPDVSWGLFGDQHLYEIIPGFLICLILAVVVSLVTPRPPAVAMREFDDMEASFASGEIPDHPEDAEVAGSGSGTTA